One Pyrus communis chromosome 4, drPyrComm1.1, whole genome shotgun sequence genomic region harbors:
- the LOC137732371 gene encoding E3 ubiquitin-protein ligase AIRP2-like isoform X1, whose protein sequence is MWQAQACKSSYGESIKALEADIQHANTLWDFCRAAALPGDYGGNCIQMRLSYSPFAPFFLYLIEWMDCRCTDILPNYLGLLHILVYKDGMPSLSSKEQVATLREFYAVIYPYLRQLEGEFNELEDNNNKRSRCTDVLGRKRMEERRKHSDNDLERDDECGICMENCTKMVLPNCGHSMCITCFHDWNARSKSCPFCRGSLKRVSSRDLWVLTSIGDVIDAVTLAKENLRRFYLYIENLPVVVPATPIVVYDYML, encoded by the exons ATGTGGCAAGCTCAGGCCTGCAAGTCTTCTTATGGAGAATCCATCAAAGCTCTTGAAGCTGATATCCAACATGCCAATACCTT ATGGGATTTTTGCAGGGCAGCTGCTCTTCCTGGAGATTATGGTGGGAACTGTATCCAAATGAGATTGTCTTATAGCCCCTTTGCACCTTTCTTCCTGTATCTCATTGAATGGATGGATTGTCGTTGCACTGATATACTTCCCAATTATTTAGGCCTTCTCCACATCCTTGTATACAAG GATGGAATGCCTTCGTTGTCCTCCAAAGAACAGGTCGCCACTTTAAGGGAATTTTATG CTGTAATATACCCTTATCTTAGACAACTCGAAGGTGAATTTAACGAACTggaagataataataataagagaaGCCGATGCACAGATGTTTTGGGCAGAAAGAGGATGGAAGAGCGGAGGAAGCATTCGGATAACGATCTAGAGAGAGATGATGAATGTGGGATATGCATGGAAAACTGTACAAAAATGGTGTTGCCCAACTGTGGACATTCCATGTGCATCACCTGCTTCCATGATTG GAATGCAAGATCGAAATCCTGCCCTTTTTGCCGCGGCAGCCTAAAGAGAGTCAGCTCCAGAGATTTGTGGGTTCTCACTAGCATCGGCGATGTTATTGATGCAGTAACCCTTGCGAAGGAGAACCTAAGACGTTTCTATCTTTATATTGAAAATCTACCTGTTGTTGTGCCGGCAACACCTATTGTGGTATATGATTACATGCTCTGA
- the LOC137732371 gene encoding E3 ubiquitin-protein ligase AIRP2-like isoform X2: protein MWQAQACKSSYGESIKALEADIQHANTLAAALPGDYGGNCIQMRLSYSPFAPFFLYLIEWMDCRCTDILPNYLGLLHILVYKDGMPSLSSKEQVATLREFYAVIYPYLRQLEGEFNELEDNNNKRSRCTDVLGRKRMEERRKHSDNDLERDDECGICMENCTKMVLPNCGHSMCITCFHDWNARSKSCPFCRGSLKRVSSRDLWVLTSIGDVIDAVTLAKENLRRFYLYIENLPVVVPATPIVVYDYML, encoded by the exons ATGTGGCAAGCTCAGGCCTGCAAGTCTTCTTATGGAGAATCCATCAAAGCTCTTGAAGCTGATATCCAACATGCCAATACCTT GGCAGCTGCTCTTCCTGGAGATTATGGTGGGAACTGTATCCAAATGAGATTGTCTTATAGCCCCTTTGCACCTTTCTTCCTGTATCTCATTGAATGGATGGATTGTCGTTGCACTGATATACTTCCCAATTATTTAGGCCTTCTCCACATCCTTGTATACAAG GATGGAATGCCTTCGTTGTCCTCCAAAGAACAGGTCGCCACTTTAAGGGAATTTTATG CTGTAATATACCCTTATCTTAGACAACTCGAAGGTGAATTTAACGAACTggaagataataataataagagaaGCCGATGCACAGATGTTTTGGGCAGAAAGAGGATGGAAGAGCGGAGGAAGCATTCGGATAACGATCTAGAGAGAGATGATGAATGTGGGATATGCATGGAAAACTGTACAAAAATGGTGTTGCCCAACTGTGGACATTCCATGTGCATCACCTGCTTCCATGATTG GAATGCAAGATCGAAATCCTGCCCTTTTTGCCGCGGCAGCCTAAAGAGAGTCAGCTCCAGAGATTTGTGGGTTCTCACTAGCATCGGCGATGTTATTGATGCAGTAACCCTTGCGAAGGAGAACCTAAGACGTTTCTATCTTTATATTGAAAATCTACCTGTTGTTGTGCCGGCAACACCTATTGTGGTATATGATTACATGCTCTGA